Proteins found in one Gemmatimonadota bacterium genomic segment:
- a CDS encoding cation:proton antiporter subunit C, giving the protein MSALGLFNYWAVIVLMMIGCYTLIARSNLFKKLIGLSIFQTAVFILYISIGKVSGGTAPILTDGDPLYSNPIPHVLILTAIVVGVATTAVGLALVIRIKEAFGTIDEDEIEDASL; this is encoded by the coding sequence ATGAGCGCGCTCGGCCTCTTCAACTACTGGGCGGTCATAGTTCTCATGATGATCGGCTGCTACACGCTCATCGCTCGCTCCAACCTGTTCAAGAAGCTGATCGGGCTGAGCATCTTCCAGACGGCGGTCTTCATCCTCTACATCTCGATCGGCAAGGTTTCGGGCGGCACCGCTCCCATACTCACCGACGGCGACCCGCTCTACTCCAATCCGATCCCGCACGTCCTCATCCTGACCGCCATCGTGGTGGGCGTGGCGACCACGGCGGTGGGGCTCGCGCTCGTCATCCGCATCAAGGAGGCGTTCGGAACCATCGACGAAGACGAGATCGAGGACGCGAGCCTGTGA